A portion of the Brevundimonas pondensis genome contains these proteins:
- a CDS encoding LemA family protein, translated as MITWIIIGVIVVVLLFVVVGAYNRLVALDQAANQSFADIDVQLKQRQDLIPNLVETVKGYATHERGTLDAVTQARAAAAGARTVDEKVQAENMLTGALGRLFAVSEAYPDLKANANFQQLQMDLSDIENKLAAARRFFNNAVSEFNAVRRQFPTVLFAGMFGFGADKPFFDVGEGERAALNAAPPTVKF; from the coding sequence ATGATCACCTGGATCATCATCGGCGTCATCGTCGTCGTTCTGCTGTTCGTCGTCGTCGGCGCTTACAACAGGCTGGTGGCGCTGGATCAGGCGGCCAATCAGTCATTCGCGGACATCGACGTGCAGTTGAAGCAGCGTCAGGATCTGATCCCCAACCTGGTCGAGACGGTGAAGGGCTACGCCACGCATGAGCGCGGCACCCTGGACGCCGTAACCCAGGCCCGCGCCGCCGCCGCCGGCGCCCGCACGGTCGACGAGAAGGTGCAGGCCGAGAACATGCTGACCGGCGCTTTGGGCCGTCTGTTCGCCGTGTCGGAGGCCTATCCGGACCTCAAGGCCAACGCCAACTTCCAGCAGTTGCAGATGGATCTGTCGGACATCGAGAACAAGCTGGCCGCCGCGCGCCGCTTCTTCAACAACGCCGTCAGCGAATTCAACGCCGTGCGCCGCCAGTTCCCGACCGTCCTGTTCGCCGGGATGTTCGGCTTCGGCGCGGACAAGCCCTTCTTCGACGTGGGCGAGGGCGAGCGCGCCGCCCTGAACGCGGCCCCGCCGACGGTGAAGTTCTAG
- a CDS encoding M48 family metallopeptidase — protein sequence MAVFGQAVGLKTHIWQNNTRSAILLAGFPVLLVLILFGIQVLMMGFGLLPNSGGSLSQDLALAASMLGWTVPTALVAAAVWFVIAYFGNQVMIDAMTGARKVERRIEPELYNLLENLAISRGLRTPTLRIIESPSLNAYASGLHEGNYSVTVTRGLMQTLSRDEMECVLAHELTHVINKDVRTMVIASIFAGIISVIAELVFRSLFYMRGGRSRDNKNAMPLILIGLAIGVIGFGLATVIRMTLSRTREYVADAGAVELTKNPDAMISALRKVSGQSKIEAPDELRGMFLDNTADKADFAGLFATHPPIEKRIAALVKFAGGRDQGPWGPTRTSTAVPTT from the coding sequence ATGGCGGTTTTCGGTCAGGCCGTCGGCCTCAAGACCCACATCTGGCAAAACAACACCCGGTCGGCGATTCTGCTGGCCGGGTTTCCGGTGCTGCTGGTCCTGATTCTGTTCGGGATTCAGGTGCTGATGATGGGGTTCGGTTTGCTGCCCAACTCGGGTGGTAGTCTGTCGCAGGATCTGGCGCTGGCGGCGTCCATGCTGGGCTGGACGGTGCCGACGGCTCTGGTCGCGGCCGCCGTCTGGTTCGTCATCGCCTATTTCGGCAATCAGGTGATGATCGACGCCATGACGGGCGCGCGAAAGGTCGAGCGGCGGATCGAGCCGGAACTCTACAATCTGCTGGAGAACCTCGCGATCTCACGTGGTTTGCGGACGCCGACGCTGAGGATCATCGAAAGCCCGTCGCTGAACGCCTATGCCTCGGGCCTGCATGAGGGGAACTACAGCGTCACTGTCACGCGGGGGCTGATGCAGACCCTCAGCCGCGACGAGATGGAGTGCGTGCTGGCGCACGAGCTGACCCACGTCATCAACAAGGACGTGCGGACCATGGTGATCGCCTCGATCTTCGCGGGCATCATCAGCGTGATCGCCGAACTGGTGTTCCGCAGCCTCTTCTACATGCGCGGCGGGCGTAGCCGGGACAACAAGAACGCCATGCCGCTGATCCTGATCGGTCTGGCCATCGGGGTGATCGGCTTTGGTCTGGCGACCGTCATCCGCATGACCCTGTCGCGGACGCGGGAATATGTGGCCGACGCCGGAGCGGTGGAGCTGACCAAGAACCCCGACGCCATGATCTCGGCCCTGCGCAAGGTGTCGGGCCAGTCCAAGATCGAGGCGCCTGACGAACTGCGCGGCATGTTCCTGGACAATACGGCGGACAAGGCGGACTTCGCCGGCTTGTTCGCGACCCATCCGCCGATCGAGAAGCGGATCGCGGCCCTGGTGAAGTTCGCCGGCGGTCGGGACCAGGGGCCGTGGGGGCCGACGCGCACCAGCACGGCGGTTCCTACGACGTAG
- a CDS encoding arginyltransferase, with amino-acid sequence MTQHFPTRQLRFFMTANAPCPYLPGQFERKVFANLPFSDGADVNDALTQAGFRRSQNIAYRPACEACAACVSVRIPVGEFVFSRSQRKVLNRNADLSRDLVEAEATMEQFDLLRRYLTARHPGGGMSDMGWSDYVSMVEDTAVRTHLIEYRLPATDDGPGDLVGVCLTDLLHDGLSMVYSFFAPDLDRRSLGQFAIMDHLRQAAMVGLPYVYLGYWVQGSPKMDYKAKFRPMEALRPLGWERL; translated from the coding sequence GTGACCCAACATTTCCCGACCCGGCAGCTGCGGTTCTTCATGACCGCCAACGCGCCCTGCCCCTATCTGCCCGGCCAGTTCGAGCGCAAGGTCTTCGCCAACTTGCCCTTCAGCGACGGCGCCGACGTCAACGACGCCCTGACCCAGGCCGGTTTCCGTCGCAGCCAGAACATCGCCTATCGCCCGGCCTGCGAGGCCTGCGCGGCTTGCGTCTCGGTGCGGATTCCGGTCGGCGAGTTCGTCTTCTCCCGCTCGCAGCGCAAGGTCCTGAACCGCAACGCCGACCTGTCGCGCGATCTGGTCGAGGCTGAGGCGACGATGGAGCAGTTCGACCTGCTGCGTCGCTACCTGACCGCCCGCCATCCCGGTGGCGGCATGAGCGACATGGGCTGGTCCGACTATGTGTCGATGGTCGAGGACACGGCGGTTCGCACCCACCTGATCGAATACCGCCTGCCCGCAACCGACGACGGCCCCGGCGATCTGGTCGGCGTCTGCCTGACCGACCTGCTGCACGACGGCCTGTCCATGGTCTACAGCTTCTTCGCCCCCGATCTGGACCGCCGCAGCCTGGGCCAGTTCGCCATCATGGATCACCTGCGCCAGGCGGCTATGGTCGGCCTGCCCTATGTCTATCTGGGCTACTGGGTCCAGGGCTCGCCCAAGATGGACTACAAGGCGAAGTTCAGGCCCATGGAAGCCCTGCGCCCGCTGGGCTGGGAACGTCTCTAG
- a CDS encoding flagellar motor protein MotB: MSASDRPILIKKVKKVSGGGHHGGAWKVAYADFVTAMMAFFLLMWLINTTDPEQKRGIAEYFAPANVSASTSGSGGILGGTALGDDMGAKGAGSNAVIEQLAPEAPESPEQAGQNSNLAAASESALRAEIARREAADFASAAESLRQAMQAMPELAELSKQLIIDQTPEGLRIQLVDQEGRSMFENGSSRPNPRAQLLLRAIAKVINQLPNRISITGHTSAVAGSSRASGAGDWSLSSARADASRLTLQGAGVNADRVYSVAGKAGSDPLYPDDPSLAGNRRIAIVLLREAPVLPTDTSL; the protein is encoded by the coding sequence ATGTCCGCGAGCGATCGCCCGATCCTGATCAAGAAGGTGAAGAAGGTCTCCGGCGGCGGCCATCACGGCGGCGCGTGGAAGGTGGCCTACGCTGACTTCGTGACGGCCATGATGGCCTTCTTCCTGCTGATGTGGTTGATCAACACGACCGATCCGGAACAGAAGCGCGGCATCGCTGAATACTTCGCCCCCGCCAACGTCTCGGCCTCGACTTCGGGCTCTGGCGGTATTCTGGGCGGCACGGCTCTGGGCGACGACATGGGCGCCAAGGGCGCGGGCTCAAACGCCGTCATCGAGCAGCTTGCCCCCGAAGCTCCAGAATCGCCAGAACAGGCCGGTCAGAATTCCAATCTCGCGGCCGCCAGCGAATCCGCCCTGCGCGCCGAGATCGCTCGCCGCGAGGCCGCCGACTTCGCCAGCGCCGCCGAAAGCCTGCGTCAGGCCATGCAGGCCATGCCCGAACTGGCCGAACTGTCGAAACAGCTGATCATCGACCAGACGCCAGAGGGCCTGCGTATCCAGCTGGTCGATCAGGAAGGCCGCTCGATGTTCGAGAACGGCTCCTCGCGTCCCAACCCGCGCGCTCAACTGCTGCTGCGGGCCATCGCCAAGGTCATCAACCAGCTGCCCAACCGCATCTCCATCACCGGCCACACCAGCGCCGTGGCTGGCTCCAGCCGCGCCAGCGGCGCCGGCGACTGGTCGCTGTCGTCCGCCCGCGCCGACGCCTCGCGTCTGACGTTGCAAGGTGCGGGCGTGAACGCCGACCGGGTCTATTCGGTGGCTGGCAAGGCGGGCTCCGATCCTCTCTATCCCGACGACCCGTCGCTGGCCGGCAACCGTCGCATCGCCATCGTCCTGCTGCGCGAGGCCCCGGTCCTGCCCACGGACACCAGCCTGTGA
- a CDS encoding flavin reductase family protein — MTSSPSEFDAKAYRKALGGFATGVCVVTAHTAEGPLGITVNSFTSVSLDPPLVLWCLDVKSDRHDAFAGAERFAVHMLPVEDQAMSDRFAWGVCTLSDDEFEVGDPAPPRLRNAVTRLDCTTHDRIVMGDHLVIVGRVAAFESHPGDALTYFRGKYGQAVDPTA; from the coding sequence GTGACCTCATCCCCTTCCGAATTCGACGCCAAGGCCTATCGCAAGGCGCTGGGCGGTTTCGCCACCGGCGTCTGCGTGGTGACGGCCCATACGGCCGAGGGGCCGTTGGGCATTACGGTCAACAGCTTCACCTCGGTGTCGCTGGACCCGCCGCTGGTCCTGTGGTGCCTGGACGTGAAGTCGGATCGCCACGACGCCTTCGCCGGGGCCGAGCGCTTCGCCGTGCATATGCTGCCGGTCGAGGATCAGGCCATGTCGGACCGCTTCGCCTGGGGCGTCTGCACCCTGTCGGACGACGAGTTCGAGGTCGGCGACCCGGCCCCGCCGCGTCTGCGGAACGCCGTGACACGGCTGGACTGCACGACCCACGACCGGATCGTCATGGGGGACCATCTGGTCATCGTCGGGCGGGTGGCGGCGTTTGAGAGCCACCCTGGCGACGCCCTGACCTATTTCCGCGGCAAGTACGGACAGGCCGTCGATCCGACGGCCTGA
- the hemB gene encoding porphobilinogen synthase → MTMPFQPAAFPYARPRRLRSQPWVRRLVAETTLTPADLIWPIIVHDGAEDRVPVASMPGVFRLSPKEAAKAAVEARDLGIPMIALFPNVDGAIKDSVGTAASDPDGLIPDCIKAIKDAAPEIGVMTDVALDCYTDHGHDGVVENGRILNDASIERLVEQAFIHAHAGADAVAPSDMMDGRVQAIREALEANGLPDTLIISYAAKYASSFYGPYRDAVGSSKSLTGDKKTYQMDFANADEALREVAMDISEGADALIVKPGLPYLDIVRLVSDTFKIPTFAYQVSGEYAMMQASIANGWLEEDRAILETLHAFKRAGASGVLSYFAPKAARLLGA, encoded by the coding sequence ATGACCATGCCGTTCCAGCCCGCCGCTTTTCCCTACGCCCGCCCGCGTCGCCTGCGTTCGCAGCCCTGGGTGCGCCGTCTGGTCGCCGAGACGACCCTGACGCCCGCCGATCTGATCTGGCCGATCATCGTCCATGACGGGGCCGAGGACCGCGTACCGGTCGCCTCCATGCCGGGCGTCTTCCGCCTGTCGCCCAAGGAGGCCGCCAAGGCCGCTGTCGAGGCTCGCGATCTGGGCATCCCCATGATCGCCCTCTTCCCGAATGTGGACGGCGCCATCAAGGACAGCGTCGGCACGGCCGCCAGCGACCCGGACGGCCTGATCCCCGACTGCATCAAGGCCATCAAGGACGCCGCGCCCGAGATCGGCGTCATGACCGACGTGGCCCTGGACTGCTACACCGACCACGGCCATGACGGTGTCGTGGAGAACGGCCGCATCCTCAACGACGCCAGCATCGAGCGCCTGGTTGAACAAGCCTTCATCCACGCCCATGCCGGCGCCGACGCCGTGGCTCCGTCGGACATGATGGACGGCCGGGTTCAGGCCATCCGCGAAGCCCTGGAAGCCAACGGCCTACCCGACACCCTGATCATCAGCTATGCGGCCAAATACGCCTCAAGCTTCTATGGCCCCTACCGCGACGCCGTCGGCTCGTCGAAGTCGCTGACCGGCGACAAGAAGACCTATCAGATGGACTTCGCCAACGCCGACGAGGCGCTGCGCGAGGTGGCGATGGACATTTCCGAAGGCGCCGACGCCCTGATCGTCAAGCCGGGTCTGCCCTATCTCGACATCGTCCGTCTGGTCTCGGACACCTTCAAGATCCCGACCTTCGCCTATCAGGTGTCCGGCGAGTACGCGATGATGCAGGCGTCCATCGCCAACGGCTGGCTGGAGGAAGACCGCGCCATCCTGGAAACCCTGCACGCCTTCAAGCGCGCGGGCGCCTCCGGCGTCCTCAGCTACTTCGCGCCCAAGGCGGCGCGGCTGCTGGGGGCCTGA